A genomic region of Colletotrichum destructivum chromosome 5, complete sequence contains the following coding sequences:
- a CDS encoding Putative WD repeat-containing protein WDR18/Ipi3/RID3, translating into MLSEEFYSSICGPPIAANTAVSKDVGIYAHTLSPSYAVKSTLKKSAAPPNCLAVGDSHVFAAQHEKSQVHVYSRSRGIQETTVTFPERIRSLALIGDVLALGTSEGRLMLWETCTGRQLTTPPCHVQAVSCLAVTPHHILTGSQDSNIHVWTLSRLLEPNASIDSEPDRTLSNHRAAITSLAISPSVNPETNLCVSSSKDKTCIIWNYQTGEVLRTLLFPAAPLCVSMDPCSRAVFVSSEDRSLYLVELLGEKPLIGPNSAESSSTVVQVTSPIGIADEDAGPASCLALNYDGTTVLSGHTRGKILQWQLTENSHPTELTDLNASVTNLVFPPLLQAPRSTKPAAVIKPAQAERQYTFTSQLNTSLEQETRFAKMLNGFGVPSEMLESAVLSFHEAQAQPLTEEDEETQQHTDELWDIISEQRALQKLAMQPYLEAKSART; encoded by the exons ATGTTGTCGGAAGAGTTTTACTCGTCCATCTGCGGCCCGCCTATTGCGGCAAACACGGCCGTTTCCAAGGATGTCGGCATTTACGCCCACACGCTCAGCCCCAGCTACGCCGTCAAGTCGACGCTCAAGAAAAGTGCAGCCCCGCCTAATTGTCTGGCTGTCGGCGACTCGcacgtcttcgccgcccaGCACGAGAAGTCCCAGGTCCATGTCTACTCGAGGTCGCGCGGCATCCAAGAAACGACTGTCACCTTCCCCGAGCGCATCCGCAGCTTGGCATTGATAGGCGATGTCTTGGCGTTAGGGACTTCCGAAGGCAGACTGATGTTGTGGGAG ACGTGCACCGGCCGCCAGCTGACCACGCCGCCCTGTCATGTCCAGGCCGTTTCGTGTTTGGCCGTCACACCCCATCACATCCTCACCGGCTCCCAAGACTCCAACATTCATGTGTGGACGTTGTCTCGTCTCCTGGAGCCAAACGCCTCCATTGACAGTGAGCCCGACCGCACCCTCTCCAACCATAGGGCTGCCATCACCTCGCTCGCCATCAGCCCGAGTGTCAACCCGGAAACCAACCTTTGCGTCTCGTCGAGCAAAGACAAGACTTGCATCATCTGGAACTATCAAACGGGTGAGGTTCTGCGCACTCTGTTGTTCCCCGCGGCTCCGCTCTGCGTTTCCATGGATCCCTGCTCTCGTGCCGTTTTCGTTTCATCCGAGGACAGGTCCCTTTACCTCGTAGAGTTGCTCGGCGAGAAGCCGCTCATTGGCCCCAACAGCGCTGAATCATCTTCGACTGTTGTGCAAGTCACCTCACCAATTGGCATCGCCGATGAAGACGCTGGCCCGGCCTCGTGCTTGGCGCTGAACTATGATGGCACCACGGTTTTGTCCGGCCACACCAGAGGCAAGATCTTACAATGGCAATTGACGGAGAACAGCCACCCTACAGAGTTGACTGACCTCAATGCCTCTGTAACAAACTTGGTGTTtccgccgctgctgcaagCACCCCGATCCACAAAACCTGCTGCAGTCATTAAGCCCGCTCAGGCCGAGCGGCAGTACACCTTTACGTCTCAGCTGAACACGAGCCTCGAACAAGAGACGAGGTTTGCCAAGATGCTCAATGGCTTTGGCGTGCCCAGCGAAATGCTGGAGTCGGCTGTTCTCTCGTTCCATGAGGCTCAGGCACAACCTCTTAcggaagaagacgaggagacgCAGCAGCATACCGACGAGCTGTGGGACATAATCAGCGAGCAAAGGGCATTACAGAAGCTGGCTATGCAGCCGTATCTGGAAGCCAAATCGGCTCGTACCTGA
- a CDS encoding Putative peptidase S53, activation domain, Sedolisin domain, peptidase S8/S53 domain superfamily: protein MKLSAVATLLTALAAVAFANPVTRSHKHVVHEERHPARSEWAKNHRLHTMARLPVRIGLAQSNLHRANEFMNNVAHPDSPNYGRHWTHDEIINMFAPRQESIALVMQWLESEGIQRSRIELSKGRNWVQFNGTVGEVERLLKTEYHVYKHEQGHMHIACDKYHVPEHLVEHIDMITPSVHFDQRIGAQRKNTHHDLEEHHVEELKKRQLKKRAFLAEQGAVAVTATGGKSAAIQGSPDSGFGPKQGAVVMNALMNLEQCDAMITPDCLRALYATPPGSLKSSNNTLGIVEYTPQAFLQTDLDMYFNEFEPRLKGATPIVSLVGNAVVQTQNQSFRFNGESALDLQFAMALIFPQQTTLYQVGDLNQGASFNNFLDAIDGSYCTFQGGGSKDPNIDGQYGPKVCGSAPLVNVISTSYGFNEADLGRKYVERQCAEYMKLGLQGVTVLYSSGDSGVAGNGQQCIDTQTGAYNEGKTGIFNPSFPGGCPWVTSVGATQVLEGSTVHTPESACQKAIFSGGGFSNIFAVPDYQKKTMDEYYATNAPPYGADRYNNSRTVRGFPDISANGANYVTAVNGKFSLSFGTSASAPVVGSIINLVNEKRIEAGKKPVGFINPTLYAHPEILNDVTNGDNPGCGTKGFSAVQGWDPVTGMGTPNYPEMEKLFMSLP, encoded by the exons ATGAAGCTAAGCGCCGTTGCCACCCTACTCACCGCCCTTGCGGCAGTGGCCTTTGCAAACCCGGTGACACGGTCGCACAAGCACGTCGTGCACGAGGAGCGGCACCCCGCGAGAAGCGAATGGGCCAAGAACCACCGATTGCACACCATGGCCAGGCTGCCTGTTCGAATCGGTCTTGCCCAGTCGAACCTTCACCGCGCAAACGAGTTCATGAACAACGTGGCGCATCCAGACTCCCCCAACTACGGCAGGCATTGGACTCATGATGAAATCATCAACATGTTTGCCCCGAGGCAAGAGTCCATCGCTCTCGTCATGCAGTGGCTCGAGAGTGAGGGCATCCAGAGAAGCCGCATTGAGCTCTCCAAAGGACGCAACTGGGTGCAGttcaacggcaccgtcggcgaggtcgaacGGCTCTTGAAGACCGAGTACCACGTCTACAAGCATGAGCAAGGGCACATGCACATTGCCTGCGACAAGTACCACGTTCCGGAGCACTTGGTTGAGCACATCGACATGATCACCCCGTCGGTCCACTTTGACCAGCGCATCGGTGCGCAAAGGAAAAACACTCACCACGACCTCGAAGAGCATCACGTCGAGGAGTTGAAGAAGCGCCAActgaagaagagggcgtTCCTTGCGGAACAAGGGGCTGTTGCTGTTACCGCTACCGGCGGTAAGTCCGCCGCCATCCAAGGTTCTCCCGACAGCGGCTTTGGACCGAAGCAGGGCGCAGTCGTCATGAATGCCCTCATGAATCTGGAGCAGTGTGATGCCATGATCACCCCGGACTGTCTGCGCGCGCTCTATGCCACGCCTCCCGGATCGTTGAAGTCGTCTAATAACAcactcggcatcgtcgagtACACGCCGCAGGCCTTCCTCCAGACGGATTTGGACATGTACTTCAACGAGTTCGAACCTCGCCTCAAGGGCGCCACTCCCATTGTCAGTCTGGTGGGCAACGCCGTGGTGCAAACCCAGAACCAGAGTTTCCGCTTCAACGGCGAGTCCGCGCTCGACCTACAATTCGCCATGGCCTTGATCTTCCCCCAGCAGACAACGCTCTATCAAGTCGGCGACCTGAACCAAGGGGCCAGTTTCAACAACTTCCTTGATGCCATCGACGGCAGCTACTGCACCTTCCAGGGTGGCGGCTCAAAGGACCCCAACATTGATGGGCAATACGGCCCCAAGGTCTGCGGGTCGGCGCCACTGGTTAACGTAATCTCCACGAGCTACGGCTTCAACGAGGCGGATCTCGGCCGCAAGTACGTCGAACGCCAGTGCGCCGAGTACATGAAGCTCGGCCTCCAGGGCGTCACGGTCCTGTACTCGTCTGGTGACTCGGGCGTcgccggcaacggccagCAGTGTATAGACACTCAGACCGGCGCCTACAACGAGGGCAAGACCGGCATCTTCAACCCGTCGTTCCCTGGAGGCTGCCCTTGGGTGACGTCCGTCGGCGCCACGCAGGTCTTGGAGGGCTCGACCGTCCACACTCCCGAGAGCGCGTGCCAGAAGGCCATCTTCTCGGGCGGGGGCTTCTCCAACATCTTCGCGGTCCCCGACtaccagaagaagacgatggatgAGTACTACGCCACGAACGCGCCGCCCTACGGCGCGGACCGCTACAACAACTCCAGGACCGTCCGCGGGTTCCCTGACATCTcggccaacggcgccaaCTACGTGACGGCCGTCAACGGAAAGTTTTCCTTGTCCTTTGGCACTTCTG CTTccgcgcccgtcgtcggctccATCATCAACTTGGTCAACGAGAAGcgcatcgaggccggcaagaagCCGGTCGGCTTCATCAACCCGACGCTCTACGCGCATCCGGAGATCCTCAACGACGTGACCAATGGCGACAACCCAGGCTGCGGTACCAAGGGCTTCTCCGCGGTGCAAGGGTGGGATCCCGTTACGGGCATGGG CACACCTAATTATcccgagatggagaagctgTTCATGAGCCTGCCTTGA